Proteins encoded together in one Anaerotignum propionicum DSM 1682 window:
- the dsdA gene encoding D-serine ammonia-lyase: MNQELWNQIHCKDLLKKVSNGKEVVWVNENLETAQSALSKIDISLKDIDDAEARLARFAPFILKSFPETAGEKGLIESPLTEIRKMKAQLEGEYKTTIPGRLFLKQDSHLAISGSVKARGGIYEVLKHAEDLALEHGMLKEEDDYSIFASDGFKKFFSQFKIQVGSTGNLGMSIGIMSAVLGFHVIVHMSADAKQWKKDLLRKRGAEVIEYDDDYSKAVEVGRKNSDADPTSYFVDDENSVTLFLGYAVAAKRIKAQFDAQGIVIDEEHPLFVYIPCGVGGAPGGVTFGLKQIFGDNVHVFYEEPTQAPCMLVGMASGMQNKVSVQDFGLTGQTHADGLAVGRASGFVGGVMTHLLSGIFTLEDYHIYDLMRDIVNTEDIFLEPSACASFWGPIQLMKYPSTKDYVEKMGLLPKMKNAIHVPWATGGSLVPQEIRDEYMHTHLK; the protein is encoded by the coding sequence ATGAATCAAGAACTTTGGAATCAAATTCATTGCAAAGACCTTTTAAAAAAGGTGAGCAATGGAAAAGAAGTGGTCTGGGTAAATGAAAATTTGGAAACTGCACAAAGCGCCTTATCAAAAATTGATATTTCCTTAAAAGATATTGATGATGCAGAGGCACGGTTAGCTCGATTTGCCCCATTTATTTTAAAATCCTTCCCCGAAACAGCTGGGGAAAAGGGACTTATTGAATCTCCTTTGACAGAGATTAGAAAAATGAAAGCTCAACTAGAGGGGGAATACAAAACAACAATACCCGGCAGGCTCTTCCTCAAGCAAGACAGTCATCTGGCTATCTCCGGCTCAGTAAAGGCAAGAGGCGGGATTTATGAGGTATTGAAGCATGCGGAGGATTTGGCTTTGGAACATGGTATGCTAAAAGAAGAAGATGACTATAGCATCTTTGCTTCTGATGGATTTAAAAAATTCTTCAGCCAATTCAAAATTCAAGTTGGTTCCACAGGAAACCTGGGTATGAGTATCGGTATCATGAGTGCCGTTCTTGGATTCCACGTAATTGTTCATATGTCTGCTGATGCAAAGCAATGGAAAAAAGATTTGCTTCGCAAACGTGGTGCTGAAGTCATTGAATATGATGATGATTACAGTAAAGCCGTTGAAGTTGGTCGTAAAAACTCTGATGCAGACCCCACAAGCTATTTTGTTGACGATGAAAACTCTGTAACTCTTTTTCTTGGTTATGCCGTTGCGGCAAAACGCATCAAAGCCCAGTTCGATGCACAAGGCATTGTAATCGATGAGGAGCATCCCCTTTTCGTATACATCCCCTGTGGTGTTGGCGGTGCACCGGGAGGCGTAACCTTCGGCCTAAAACAAATTTTCGGCGATAACGTTCACGTCTTTTATGAAGAACCAACACAGGCGCCCTGCATGCTGGTAGGTATGGCATCAGGCATGCAAAATAAAGTAAGCGTGCAAGATTTTGGTCTTACCGGTCAAACCCATGCAGATGGTCTTGCAGTGGGACGAGCTTCAGGATTTGTAGGCGGTGTTATGACCCACCTATTATCAGGCATTTTCACCCTTGAAGATTATCATATTTATGACTTAATGCGTGATATTGTGAACACAGAGGATATCTTTCTGGAACCATCAGCCTGCGCCTCCTTCTGGGGTCCTATTCAGTTAATGAAATATCCTTCAACAAAGGATTATGTAGAGAAAATGGGATTGCTTCCTAAAATGAAAAATGCAATTCATGTCCCTTGGGCAACAGGCGGAAGCTTAGTTCCACAAGAAATCAGAGACGAATATATGCACACTCATTTGAAATAA